The following coding sequences lie in one Cloeon dipterum chromosome 1, ieCloDipt1.1, whole genome shotgun sequence genomic window:
- the na gene encoding sodium leak channel NALCN isoform X6 codes for MMLGRKQSLRGDGGFADYGPDEAQGESTETEWVNKLWVRRLMRFCALVSLFSVAANTPKTFERHPSLQYVTFCCDALATALFTAEMVAKMQIRGILKVRARNRGRGVAPPTCTSLLAPRLLGNNPVVRPPLLAARGETPYLKDHWCQFDATMVLFHWVSVVLQTCEILGVVARYSYLSILRAPRPLIMIRFIRVFLKFSMPKSRINQIFKRSSQQIYNVTLFFLFFMSLYGLLGVQFFGELKNHCVLNDTDPDYITINSLAIPDTFCSKDPDSGYQCPPNMKCMKLGLSKYTMGFNGFDEFATSIFTVYQAASQEGWVFIMYRAIDSLPGWRAVFYFSTMIFFLAWLVKNVFIAVITETFNEIRVQFQQMWGARVQISSSEASHVLTGDDSGWRLVKVGESRQHGLAPDCCQAVLRSAWFRLLVMCVILANGVVTASMNFKHDGRPRHVFYERYYYIEVCFTVLLDLETLFKIWCLGWKGYWRHSYHKFELLLAIGTSLHIIPQLYLSVLTYFQVLRVVRLIKASPMLEDFVYKIFGPGKKLGSLMIFTMCLLIISSSISMQLFCFLCDFTKFETFPEAFMSMFQILTQEAWVEVMDETMLRTRETLAPLVAIYFILYHLFVTLIVLSLFVAVILDNLELDEDIKKLKQLKFREQSAEIKETLPFRLRIFEHFPDSPKMSTLHKLPSDYILPKVRDSFMRQFVIDSGLYGGEADEDEEVADVTGKKRFETFDSKIVYRKGRPVNTLCSTEKVRSISSDLRKAAIQYIINDSNNQRLMLGDSAVIPIPGKTTLKPQGTISSAKQLRIDQKKSLRRSVRSGSIKLKQTYEHLLENGDIGGMNRVSSSRRPQDLDIKLLQAKRQQAEMRRNQREEDLRENHPLFDTPLFIVPRESRFRRICQTIVHARYDARVKDPLTGKDRKMNYKRLHNFLGLVTYLDWAMIFVTTLSCVSMMFETPKFRVQETLALQIADYVFVVSMSLELALKVLADGLFFTPKAYVKDCATVLDIFIYVVSLVFLSWMPRNVPPHSTAQLLMILRCLRPLRIFTLVPHMRKVVYELCRGFKEILLVSILLIVLMFVFASYGVQLFGGRLARCNDPSIEHREDCVGVFLRRVFVTKMKLGPGENETYPSMLVPRVWANPRRFNFDQIGDAMLALFEVLSFKGWLDVRDVLIKALGPIHAIYIHIYIFLGCMIGLTLFVGVVIANYSENKGTALLTVDQRRWCDLKKRLKIAQPLHLPPRPDRKKFRAFIYDITQNLYFKRFIAGMVLLNSSLLCVSWKQEERHTGPLAMVSTVLTLIFVVEVLMKIIAFTPHGYWQSRRNRYDLFVTVMGVLWIVLNSWLRNDVSYSFGFMVVILRFFTITGKHATLKMLMLTVGVSVYKSFFIIFGMFLLVFFYALAGTILFGTVKYGEAIGRRANFESPVTGVAMLFRIVTGEDWNKIMHDCMVQPPYCTLAENYWQTDCGNFTASLIYFCSFYVIITYIMLNLLVAIIMENFSLFYSNEEDALLSYADIRNFQNTWNIVDIHQRGLIPVKRVKFILRLLKGRLEVDPQKDRLLFKHMCYELDRLHNGEDVTFHDVLNMLSYRSVDIRKALQLEELLAREEFEYIVEEEVAKQTIRTWLEGCLKKMRSVNKNQPNLLSGLRATNRPTEAESQEEKSTDNTTDADAEPPTRQEGHERHRKKGTVIPRSDSVGSASGRKYLAPTLSDPASRAEKIEARNTASLKKKSIRSTANTSKAASMETSSSGGHAPSSTSSSNKADAAAFNKASMPRISNAVQEVRDWWTEQVAYDSGDEDAQ; via the exons ATGATGCTCGGCCGGAAGCAGAGTCTCCGCGGAGACGGCGGCTTTGCTGACTACGGCCCAGATGAGGCGCAGGGCGAGAGCACCGAAACCGAGTGGGTCAACAAG CTATGGGTGCGTCGGCTGATGCGTTTCTGCGCGCTGGTCTCGCTCTTCTCGGTGGCGGCGAACACGCCGAAGACGTTCGAGCGGCACCCGAGTCTGCAGTACGTGACGTTCTGCTGCGACGCGCTGGCCACGGCCCTCTTCACCGCCGAGATGGTGGCCAAGATGCAAATCCGCGGCATTCTAAAGGTCCGCGCACGTAACCGGGGTCGCGGGGTTGCCCCACCCACTTGTACCTCTCTATTAGCGCCGAGGCTGCTTGGAAACAACCCCGTTGTGCGACCACCTTTACTCGCAGCAAGG GGCGAGACCCCGTACCTGAAAGACCACTGGTGCCAGTTCGACGCCACCATGGTCCTCTTCCACTGGGTCTCCGTCGTGCTGCAGACCTGCGAGATCTTGGGTGTCGTCGCCAGGTACAGCTACCTGAGCATCCTCAGGGCCCCGAGGCCACTCATCATGATCAGGTTCATCAGGGTCTTCCTGAAGTTCTCCATGCCCAAATCCAGGATCAACCAGATTTTCAA GCGATCGAGCCAACAGATCTACAATGTGACCCTGTTCTTCCTTTTCTTCATGTCCTTGTACGGACTTCTAGGCGTCCAGTTTTTCGGTGAACTCAAGAACCATTGCGTTCTCAACGACACTGACCCAGA TTACATCACGATCAATTCCCTGGCAATCCCTGACACGTTCTGCTCAAAGGACCCTGACTCAGGATACCAGTGCCCTCCCAACATGAAGTGCATGAAGCTGGGCCTCTCCAAATACACGATGGGTTTCAACGGTTTCGACGAATTTG CCACCTCGATTTTCACGGTGTACCAAGCCGCGTCACAGGAAGGATGGGTATTCATCATGTACCGCGCGATCGATTCGCTGCCCGGCTGGCGCGCCGTCTTCTACTTCAGCACCATGATCTTCTTCCTCGCGTGGCTGGTCAAGAACGTTTTCATAGCTGTCATCACTGAGACCTTCAACGAAATCAGGGTGCAGTTCCAGCAAATGTGGGGCGCCCGGGTGCAGATCAGCAGCAGCGAGGCGTCACAT GTGCTGACTGGAGACGATAGTGGTTGGCGGCTGGTGAAGGTGGGCGAGAGTCGGCAGCACGGCTTGGCGCCGGACTGCTGCCAGGCAGTGCTCAGGTCGGCGTGGTTCCGACTGCTGGTCATGTGCGTGATCCTTGCCAACGGCGTTGTCACCGCCAGCATGAACTTCAAGCACGACGGCCGGCCCAGGCATGTGTTCTACGAGCGCTACTACTACATCGAGGTGTGTTTCACGGTGTTGCTCGACCTGGAAACGCTTTTCAAAATCTGGTGCCTCGGCTGGAAGGGCTACTGGCGCCACTCGTACCACAAGTTCGAGCTTCTCCTCGCAATCGGCACCTCCCTCCACATCATTCCGCAGCTCTACCTGTCCGTCCTCACCTACTTTCAG GTTTTGCGAGTGGTCAGACTGATTAAGGCCTCTCCGATGCTGGAGGACTTTGTCTACAAAATTTTCGGTCCAGGCAAAAAATTGGGCAGTCTGATGATTTTCACAATGTGCCTGCTTATCATTTCCTCCTCCATCTCCATGCAGTTGTTTTGCTTCCTGTGTGATTTCACCAAATTCGAGACTTTCCCTGAG GCCTTTATGTCCATGTTTCAAATCCTGACGCAAGAGGCGTGGGTCGAGGTGATGGACGAGACGATGCTGCGAACAAGAGAGACGCTGGCTCCCCTCGTAGCGATTTACTTTATCCTGTACCATCTGTTCGTGACACTGATCGTGCTCAGCTTGTTCGTCGCCGTCATCTTGGACAACTTGGAACTGGACGAGGACATTAAAAAACTGAAGCAGCTTAAATTCCGCGAGCAGAGCGCCGAGATCAAAGAGACGCTGCCTTTTAGGCTTCGCATTTTTGAGCATTTCCCCGACTCGCCAAAAATGTCTACGTTGCACAAACTGCCTTCCGACTACATTTTGCCAAAG gtCAGAGACAGTTTTATGCGTCAGTTTGTCATCGACAGTGGTCTCTACGGAGGCGAGGCGGACGAAGACGAGGAGGTTGCAGACGTCACCGGCAAGAAACGATTCGAGACCTTTGACTCAAAAATTGTCTACCGCAAAGGCAGACCAGTGAACACGCTATGCTCCACGGAAAAAGTCAGAAGTATCAGCTCTGATTTGCGTAAAGCGGCCATTCAGTACATTATCAA cGACTCGAACAATCAGCGCCTCATGCTTGGTGACTCGGCCGTGATTCCCATTCCGGGAAAGACAACCTTGAAGCCGCAGGGAACCATCAGCAGTGCCAAGCAACTGCGGATCGATCAAAAAAA GTCTTTGCGGCGTAGCGTTCGCAGTGGCTCCATCAAGCTGAAGCAAACGTACGAGCACCTACTCGAGAACGGCGACATCGGCGGCATGAACCGCGTTTCTTCGTCCCGACGGCCGCAGGACCTAGACATCAAGCTGCTGCAGGCCAAGAGGCAGCAGGCCGAGATGCGCAGGAACCAGCGCGAGGAGGACCTGAGGGAGAACCACCCCTTGTTCGACACCCCCCTCTTCATCGTGCCCAGGGAGAGCAGGTTCAGGAGGATCTGCCAAACGATCGTGCACGCCAGGTACGACGCCAGGGTGAAAGACCCACTCACCGGGAAAGACAGGAAAATGAACTACAAAAGACTTCA taaCTTCCTCGGCCTTGTGACGTACTTGGATTGGGCTATGATTTTCGTTACGACTCTCTCGTGCGTCTCGATGATGTTTGAAACTCCGAAATTCAGGGTGCAAGAGACGCTGGCCCTTCAAATCGCTGACTATGTGTTCGTGGTTTCCATGAGTTTGGAACTCGCCCTCAAGGTTCTAGCCGACGGACTCTTCTTCACGCCTAAAGCCTACGTCAAGGACTGCGCCACCGtgcttgatatttttatctatgTG gtGAGCTTGGTATTCCTATCATGGATGCCGCGAAACGTGCCTCCTCATTCTACCGCGCAGCTGCTTATGATCCTGCGTTGTCTGCGGCCCCTACGAATATTCACACTAGTGCCGCACATGCGTAAGGTGGTCTACGAGTTGTGCCGCGGCTTCAAGGAAATCCTGCTGGTATCCATCCTGCTGATCGTGTTGATGTTCGTCTTCGCCAGCTATGGCGTCCAGCTCTTCGGTGGAAGGCTGGCCAGGTGCAACGACCCCAGCATTGAGCACAGAGAGGACTGCGTTGGTGTTTTCCTCCGCAGGGTCTTCGTCACGAAAATGAAGCTTGGACCGGGCGAGAACGAAACCTACCCTTCCATGCTAGTACCAAGAGTTTG ggCAAATCCACGTCGCTTCAATTTTGATCAGATCGGCGATGCCATGCTTGCTCTTTTTGAGGTGCTCTCCTTCAAAGGTTGGCTAGACGTTCGCGACGTTTTGATTAAAGCCCTGGGACCG atcCACGCAATCTACATCCACATTTACATTTTCCTCGGCTGCATGATCGGTCTGACCCTTTTCGTGGGCGTCGTCATCGCAAACTATTCGGAAAACAAAGGCACCGCTCTCCTAACTGTCGACCAGAGAAGATG GTGCGATTTGAAAAAGAGATTGAAAATCGCGCAACCGCTGCACTTGCCACCCCGGCCGGACAGAAAAAAGTTTCGCGCCTTCATTTACGACATCACGCAGAATCTGTACTTCAAAAGATTCATCGCCGGAATGGTTTTGCTAAACAGCAGTCTCCTCTGCGTTTCG TGGAAGCAGGAAGAGCGGCACACGGGCCCGCTGGCAATGGTGTCGACCGTGCTCACTCTCATCTTTGTGGTGGAGGTGCTGATGAAGATAATAGCCTTCACCCCGCACGGCTACTGGCAGTCCAGGCGCAATCGCTACGACCTCTTTGTAACCGTCATGGGCGTCCTCTGGATCGTCCTCAACTCCTGGCTCAGG AACGACGTCAGCTATAGTTTCGGCTTTATGGTGGTGATTCTCCGCTTCTTCACAATTACCGGCAAACACGCTACCCTGAAAATGCTGATGCTGACGGTAGGCGTGTCAGTCTACAAGTCCTTCTTCATCATTTTCGGCATGTTCCTTCTCGTCTTCTTCTACGCACTCGCTGGCACTATCCTCTTCGGCACAGTCAAGTACGGCGAGGCCATTGGACG GCGAGCGAACTTTGAGAGTCCGGTGACGGGTGTGGCTATGCTGTTTCGTATCGTGACGGGCGAGGACTGGAATAAGATCATGCATGACTGCATGGTGCAGCCACCGTACTGCACTTTAGCCGAGAATTACTGGCAAACTGACTGCGGAAACTTCACTGCCTCGCTCATATATTTCTGCTCCTTTTACGTCATCATCACCTACATCATGCTCAACCTACTTGTGG CTATTATCATGGAGAACTTTTCGCTGTTCTACTCGAACGAAGAGGACGCCTTGCTGTCGTACGCCGACATCCGAAACTTCCAGAACACGTGGAACATCGTGGACATCCACCAGCGGGGGCTCATTCCCGTCAAAAGGGTCAAGTTCATTCTGCGGCTGCTCAAGGGCAGACTGGAGGTTGACCCGCAGAAGGACAGACTGCTCTTCAAGCACATGTGCTACGAGCTGGACCGGCTACACAATGGCGAGGACGTTACCTTCCACGATGTCCTTAA CATGCTGTCGTATCGATCGGTGGACATTAGGAAGGCACTTCAGCTGGAGGAGCTGCTAGCGCGAGAGGAATTCGAGTACATCGTCGAAGAGGAAGTGGCCAAACAAACGATTCGCACGTGGCTCGAGGGCTGCCTCAAGAAAATGCGATCGGTGAAC AAGAACCAGCCCAACTTGCTAAGCGGTCTGAGGGCGACCAATCGACCAACCGAGGCCGAGAGCCAGGAGGAGAAAAGCACCGACAACACCACGGACGCCGACGCGGAACCTCCTACCAGG CAGGAGGGGCACGAGCGCCATCGAAAAAAAGGCACCGTCATTCCAAGGTCCGATTCAGTGGGATCGGCGTCGGGCAGGAAGTACCTCGCGCCTACCCTTTCAGATCCTGCCTCTCGAGCCGAGAAAATTGAAGCGAGGAATACTGCATCTTTAAAGAAAAAGTCCATCAGGTCAACCG CAAACACAAGCAAAGCGGCAAGCATGGAGACGTCAAGCAGCGGCGGCCACGCACCCAGCTCGACTTCGAGCAGCAACAAGGCTGATGCTGCTGCCTTCAACAAAGCCAGCATGCCCAGGATCAGCAACGCTGTGCAAGAGGTGCGTGACTGGTGGACCGAGCAGGTTGCCTACGACAGCGGCGACGAGGATGCCCAGTAA
- the na gene encoding sodium leak channel NALCN isoform X4, with amino-acid sequence MSRGNIHYVGSGLLIVGGCVSATMMLGRKQSLRGDGGFADYGPDEAQGESTETEWVNKLWVRRLMRFCALVSLFSVAANTPKTFERHPSLQYVTFCCDALATALFTAEMVAKMQIRGILKVRARNRGRGVAPPTCTSLLAPRLLGNNPVVRPPLLAARGETPYLKDHWCQFDATMVLFHWVSVVLQTCEILGVVARYSYLSILRAPRPLIMIRFIRVFLKFSMPKSRINQIFKRSSQQIYNVTLFFLFFMSLYGLLGVQFFGELKNHCVLNDTDPDYITINSLAIPDTFCSKDPDSGYQCPPNMKCMKLGLSKYTMGFNGFDEFATSIFTVYQAASQEGWVFIMYRAIDSLPGWRAVFYFSTMIFFLAWLVKNVFIAVITETFNEIRVQFQQMWGARVQISSSEASHVLTGDDSGWRLVKVGESRQHGLAPDCCQAVLRSAWFRLLVMCVILANGVVTASMNFKHDGRPRHVFYERYYYIEVCFTVLLDLETLFKIWCLGWKGYWRHSYHKFELLLAIGTSLHIIPQLYLSVLTYFQVLRVVRLIKASPMLEDFVYKIFGPGKKLGSLMIFTMCLLIISSSISMQLFCFLCDFTKFETFPEAFMSMFQILTQEAWVEVMDETMLRTRETLAPLVAIYFILYHLFVTLIVLSLFVAVILDNLELDEDIKKLKQLKFREQSAEIKETLPFRLRIFEHFPDSPKMSTLHKLPSDYILPKVRDSFMRQFVIDSGLYGGEADEDEEVADVTGKKRFETFDSKIVYRKGRPVNTLCSTEKVRSISSDLRKAAIQYIINDSNNQRLMLGDSAVIPIPGKTTLKPQGTISSAKQLRIDQKKSLRRSVRSGSIKLKQTYEHLLENGDIGGMNRVSSSRRPQDLDIKLLQAKRQQAEMRRNQREEDLRENHPLFDTPLFIVPRESRFRRICQTIVHARYDARVKDPLTGKDRKMNYKRLHNFLGLVTYLDWAMIFVTTLSCVSMMFETPKFRVQETLALQIADYVFVVSMSLELALKVLADGLFFTPKAYVKDCATVLDIFIYVVSLVFLSWMPRNVPPHSTAQLLMILRCLRPLRIFTLVPHMRKVVYELCRGFKEILLVSILLIVLMFVFASYGVQLFGGRLARCNDPSIEHREDCVGVFLRRVFVTKMKLGPGENETYPSMLVPRVWANPRRFNFDQIGDAMLALFEVLSFKGWLDVRDVLIKALGPIHAIYIHIYIFLGCMIGLTLFVGVVIANYSENKGTALLTVDQRRWCDLKKRLKIAQPLHLPPRPDRKKFRAFIYDITQNLYFKRFIAGMVLLNSSLLCVSWKQEERHTGPLAMVSTVLTLIFVVEVLMKIIAFTPHGYWQSRRNRYDLFVTVMGVLWIVLNSWLRNDVSYSFGFMVVILRFFTITGKHATLKMLMLTVGVSVYKSFFIIFGMFLLVFFYALAGTILFGTVKYGEAIGRRANFESPVTGVAMLFRIVTGEDWNKIMHDCMVQPPYCTLAENYWQTDCGNFTASLIYFCSFYVIITYIMLNLLVAIIMENFSLFYSNEEDALLSYADIRNFQNTWNIVDIHQRGLIPVKRVKFILRLLKGRLEVDPQKDRLLFKHMCYELDRLHNGEDVTFHDVLNMLSYRSVDIRKALQLEELLAREEFEYIVEEEVAKQTIRTWLEGCLKKMRSVNNQPNLLSGLRATNRPTEAESQEEKSTDNTTDADAEPPTREGHERHRKKGTVIPRSDSVGSASGRKYLAPTLSDPASRAEKIEARNTASLKKKSIRSTANTSKAASMETSSSGGHAPSSTSSSNKADAAAFNKASMPRISNAVQEVRDWWTEQVAYDSGDEDAQ; translated from the exons ATGTCTCGAGGAAACATTCATTATGTTGGGTCGGGCCTATTGATAGTAG GCGGGTGCGTTTCAGCCACCATGATGCTCGGCCGGAAGCAGAGTCTCCGCGGAGACGGCGGCTTTGCTGACTACGGCCCAGATGAGGCGCAGGGCGAGAGCACCGAAACCGAGTGGGTCAACAAG CTATGGGTGCGTCGGCTGATGCGTTTCTGCGCGCTGGTCTCGCTCTTCTCGGTGGCGGCGAACACGCCGAAGACGTTCGAGCGGCACCCGAGTCTGCAGTACGTGACGTTCTGCTGCGACGCGCTGGCCACGGCCCTCTTCACCGCCGAGATGGTGGCCAAGATGCAAATCCGCGGCATTCTAAAGGTCCGCGCACGTAACCGGGGTCGCGGGGTTGCCCCACCCACTTGTACCTCTCTATTAGCGCCGAGGCTGCTTGGAAACAACCCCGTTGTGCGACCACCTTTACTCGCAGCAAGG GGCGAGACCCCGTACCTGAAAGACCACTGGTGCCAGTTCGACGCCACCATGGTCCTCTTCCACTGGGTCTCCGTCGTGCTGCAGACCTGCGAGATCTTGGGTGTCGTCGCCAGGTACAGCTACCTGAGCATCCTCAGGGCCCCGAGGCCACTCATCATGATCAGGTTCATCAGGGTCTTCCTGAAGTTCTCCATGCCCAAATCCAGGATCAACCAGATTTTCAA GCGATCGAGCCAACAGATCTACAATGTGACCCTGTTCTTCCTTTTCTTCATGTCCTTGTACGGACTTCTAGGCGTCCAGTTTTTCGGTGAACTCAAGAACCATTGCGTTCTCAACGACACTGACCCAGA TTACATCACGATCAATTCCCTGGCAATCCCTGACACGTTCTGCTCAAAGGACCCTGACTCAGGATACCAGTGCCCTCCCAACATGAAGTGCATGAAGCTGGGCCTCTCCAAATACACGATGGGTTTCAACGGTTTCGACGAATTTG CCACCTCGATTTTCACGGTGTACCAAGCCGCGTCACAGGAAGGATGGGTATTCATCATGTACCGCGCGATCGATTCGCTGCCCGGCTGGCGCGCCGTCTTCTACTTCAGCACCATGATCTTCTTCCTCGCGTGGCTGGTCAAGAACGTTTTCATAGCTGTCATCACTGAGACCTTCAACGAAATCAGGGTGCAGTTCCAGCAAATGTGGGGCGCCCGGGTGCAGATCAGCAGCAGCGAGGCGTCACAT GTGCTGACTGGAGACGATAGTGGTTGGCGGCTGGTGAAGGTGGGCGAGAGTCGGCAGCACGGCTTGGCGCCGGACTGCTGCCAGGCAGTGCTCAGGTCGGCGTGGTTCCGACTGCTGGTCATGTGCGTGATCCTTGCCAACGGCGTTGTCACCGCCAGCATGAACTTCAAGCACGACGGCCGGCCCAGGCATGTGTTCTACGAGCGCTACTACTACATCGAGGTGTGTTTCACGGTGTTGCTCGACCTGGAAACGCTTTTCAAAATCTGGTGCCTCGGCTGGAAGGGCTACTGGCGCCACTCGTACCACAAGTTCGAGCTTCTCCTCGCAATCGGCACCTCCCTCCACATCATTCCGCAGCTCTACCTGTCCGTCCTCACCTACTTTCAG GTTTTGCGAGTGGTCAGACTGATTAAGGCCTCTCCGATGCTGGAGGACTTTGTCTACAAAATTTTCGGTCCAGGCAAAAAATTGGGCAGTCTGATGATTTTCACAATGTGCCTGCTTATCATTTCCTCCTCCATCTCCATGCAGTTGTTTTGCTTCCTGTGTGATTTCACCAAATTCGAGACTTTCCCTGAG GCCTTTATGTCCATGTTTCAAATCCTGACGCAAGAGGCGTGGGTCGAGGTGATGGACGAGACGATGCTGCGAACAAGAGAGACGCTGGCTCCCCTCGTAGCGATTTACTTTATCCTGTACCATCTGTTCGTGACACTGATCGTGCTCAGCTTGTTCGTCGCCGTCATCTTGGACAACTTGGAACTGGACGAGGACATTAAAAAACTGAAGCAGCTTAAATTCCGCGAGCAGAGCGCCGAGATCAAAGAGACGCTGCCTTTTAGGCTTCGCATTTTTGAGCATTTCCCCGACTCGCCAAAAATGTCTACGTTGCACAAACTGCCTTCCGACTACATTTTGCCAAAG gtCAGAGACAGTTTTATGCGTCAGTTTGTCATCGACAGTGGTCTCTACGGAGGCGAGGCGGACGAAGACGAGGAGGTTGCAGACGTCACCGGCAAGAAACGATTCGAGACCTTTGACTCAAAAATTGTCTACCGCAAAGGCAGACCAGTGAACACGCTATGCTCCACGGAAAAAGTCAGAAGTATCAGCTCTGATTTGCGTAAAGCGGCCATTCAGTACATTATCAA cGACTCGAACAATCAGCGCCTCATGCTTGGTGACTCGGCCGTGATTCCCATTCCGGGAAAGACAACCTTGAAGCCGCAGGGAACCATCAGCAGTGCCAAGCAACTGCGGATCGATCAAAAAAA GTCTTTGCGGCGTAGCGTTCGCAGTGGCTCCATCAAGCTGAAGCAAACGTACGAGCACCTACTCGAGAACGGCGACATCGGCGGCATGAACCGCGTTTCTTCGTCCCGACGGCCGCAGGACCTAGACATCAAGCTGCTGCAGGCCAAGAGGCAGCAGGCCGAGATGCGCAGGAACCAGCGCGAGGAGGACCTGAGGGAGAACCACCCCTTGTTCGACACCCCCCTCTTCATCGTGCCCAGGGAGAGCAGGTTCAGGAGGATCTGCCAAACGATCGTGCACGCCAGGTACGACGCCAGGGTGAAAGACCCACTCACCGGGAAAGACAGGAAAATGAACTACAAAAGACTTCA taaCTTCCTCGGCCTTGTGACGTACTTGGATTGGGCTATGATTTTCGTTACGACTCTCTCGTGCGTCTCGATGATGTTTGAAACTCCGAAATTCAGGGTGCAAGAGACGCTGGCCCTTCAAATCGCTGACTATGTGTTCGTGGTTTCCATGAGTTTGGAACTCGCCCTCAAGGTTCTAGCCGACGGACTCTTCTTCACGCCTAAAGCCTACGTCAAGGACTGCGCCACCGtgcttgatatttttatctatgTG gtGAGCTTGGTATTCCTATCATGGATGCCGCGAAACGTGCCTCCTCATTCTACCGCGCAGCTGCTTATGATCCTGCGTTGTCTGCGGCCCCTACGAATATTCACACTAGTGCCGCACATGCGTAAGGTGGTCTACGAGTTGTGCCGCGGCTTCAAGGAAATCCTGCTGGTATCCATCCTGCTGATCGTGTTGATGTTCGTCTTCGCCAGCTATGGCGTCCAGCTCTTCGGTGGAAGGCTGGCCAGGTGCAACGACCCCAGCATTGAGCACAGAGAGGACTGCGTTGGTGTTTTCCTCCGCAGGGTCTTCGTCACGAAAATGAAGCTTGGACCGGGCGAGAACGAAACCTACCCTTCCATGCTAGTACCAAGAGTTTG ggCAAATCCACGTCGCTTCAATTTTGATCAGATCGGCGATGCCATGCTTGCTCTTTTTGAGGTGCTCTCCTTCAAAGGTTGGCTAGACGTTCGCGACGTTTTGATTAAAGCCCTGGGACCG atcCACGCAATCTACATCCACATTTACATTTTCCTCGGCTGCATGATCGGTCTGACCCTTTTCGTGGGCGTCGTCATCGCAAACTATTCGGAAAACAAAGGCACCGCTCTCCTAACTGTCGACCAGAGAAGATG GTGCGATTTGAAAAAGAGATTGAAAATCGCGCAACCGCTGCACTTGCCACCCCGGCCGGACAGAAAAAAGTTTCGCGCCTTCATTTACGACATCACGCAGAATCTGTACTTCAAAAGATTCATCGCCGGAATGGTTTTGCTAAACAGCAGTCTCCTCTGCGTTTCG TGGAAGCAGGAAGAGCGGCACACGGGCCCGCTGGCAATGGTGTCGACCGTGCTCACTCTCATCTTTGTGGTGGAGGTGCTGATGAAGATAATAGCCTTCACCCCGCACGGCTACTGGCAGTCCAGGCGCAATCGCTACGACCTCTTTGTAACCGTCATGGGCGTCCTCTGGATCGTCCTCAACTCCTGGCTCAGG AACGACGTCAGCTATAGTTTCGGCTTTATGGTGGTGATTCTCCGCTTCTTCACAATTACCGGCAAACACGCTACCCTGAAAATGCTGATGCTGACGGTAGGCGTGTCAGTCTACAAGTCCTTCTTCATCATTTTCGGCATGTTCCTTCTCGTCTTCTTCTACGCACTCGCTGGCACTATCCTCTTCGGCACAGTCAAGTACGGCGAGGCCATTGGACG GCGAGCGAACTTTGAGAGTCCGGTGACGGGTGTGGCTATGCTGTTTCGTATCGTGACGGGCGAGGACTGGAATAAGATCATGCATGACTGCATGGTGCAGCCACCGTACTGCACTTTAGCCGAGAATTACTGGCAAACTGACTGCGGAAACTTCACTGCCTCGCTCATATATTTCTGCTCCTTTTACGTCATCATCACCTACATCATGCTCAACCTACTTGTGG CTATTATCATGGAGAACTTTTCGCTGTTCTACTCGAACGAAGAGGACGCCTTGCTGTCGTACGCCGACATCCGAAACTTCCAGAACACGTGGAACATCGTGGACATCCACCAGCGGGGGCTCATTCCCGTCAAAAGGGTCAAGTTCATTCTGCGGCTGCTCAAGGGCAGACTGGAGGTTGACCCGCAGAAGGACAGACTGCTCTTCAAGCACATGTGCTACGAGCTGGACCGGCTACACAATGGCGAGGACGTTACCTTCCACGATGTCCTTAA CATGCTGTCGTATCGATCGGTGGACATTAGGAAGGCACTTCAGCTGGAGGAGCTGCTAGCGCGAGAGGAATTCGAGTACATCGTCGAAGAGGAAGTGGCCAAACAAACGATTCGCACGTGGCTCGAGGGCTGCCTCAAGAAAATGCGATCGGTGAAC AACCAGCCCAACTTGCTAAGCGGTCTGAGGGCGACCAATCGACCAACCGAGGCCGAGAGCCAGGAGGAGAAAAGCACCGACAACACCACGGACGCCGACGCGGAACCTCCTACCAGG GAGGGGCACGAGCGCCATCGAAAAAAAGGCACCGTCATTCCAAGGTCCGATTCAGTGGGATCGGCGTCGGGCAGGAAGTACCTCGCGCCTACCCTTTCAGATCCTGCCTCTCGAGCCGAGAAAATTGAAGCGAGGAATACTGCATCTTTAAAGAAAAAGTCCATCAGGTCAACCG CAAACACAAGCAAAGCGGCAAGCATGGAGACGTCAAGCAGCGGCGGCCACGCACCCAGCTCGACTTCGAGCAGCAACAAGGCTGATGCTGCTGCCTTCAACAAAGCCAGCATGCCCAGGATCAGCAACGCTGTGCAAGAGGTGCGTGACTGGTGGACCGAGCAGGTTGCCTACGACAGCGGCGACGAGGATGCCCAGTAA